A single region of the Triticum dicoccoides isolate Atlit2015 ecotype Zavitan chromosome 2B, WEW_v2.0, whole genome shotgun sequence genome encodes:
- the LOC119360933 gene encoding putative E3 ubiquitin-protein ligase SINA-like 6: protein MGEGRTQREIVVHEEGEIMQMEQDPAMELSMCKGGHLACTDCRVERPGNQRQGQKCERGGGFDVRNTAVDALLSSVRVECPHEGCGLYVTYHKLADHQSVCPLAPCKCHVPVCGYEGPLPAFYHHISIAHPMPVHRIQYGKVLQLEVPLLEPRLLLFAEEDDHMFFLVGGVLDIGAPIAVSVVCIRARASPLPHYVAKLWANGPPGEPKGTTDAVKVEMEVTSRKEPGDIAVQELTFFTIPPKLLAAAKLVSLHIQIDKLTS from the exons atgggcgagggaaggACGCAG CGAGAGatagttgtgcacgaggagggcgagatcatgcagatggAACAAGACCCggcgatggagctctctatg tgcaagggagggcacctggcctgcacggACTGCCGCGTTGAGCGCCCTGGGAACCAGCGGCagggccagaagtgcgagcgcggcggtggcttcgatgtgcggaacacggcggtggatgccctcctttcgtcggtgagggtggagtgcccacacgaaggctgtgggctctacgtcacttaccacaagctcgccgatcaccagagcgtgtgtccgctcgcgccctgcaaatgccacgtgcccgtctgcggctatgaaGGCCCGCTGCCAGcgttctaccaccacatcagcatcgcgcatcccatgcccgtgcacaggatccagtacggcaaggtgctccagctggaaGTGCCATTgttggagccacggctcttgctgttcgcggaggaggacgaccacatgtttttcttggtcggcggcgtgctcgacatcggcgcgcctattgccgtgtcggtcgtctgcatcagagcgagggcgtccccactgccgcactatgtagccaagctgtgggcgaacggcccgccgggggagcccaaaggcacgaccgacgccgtcaaggtggaaatggaggtgacaagcagaaaGGAGCCCGGCGACAtcgccgtgcaggagctgaccttcttcacaattCCACCCAAGCTGCTTGCcgcggctaagctggtgtccctccacattcagattgacaagctcacgtcctaa